In Sphaerospermopsis torques-reginae ITEP-024, the genomic window TGGCGCATTTGAAAAAACTTGAAACCCAGATAGATAAAAGTTCTCAAACAACTTGGCGACAAGCTTATCAATGGGCAGAAGCAACTCAACAATTCGCTACTCAAATTGCACAGCTAGAACCTAGTTTAATTCCCGAATTATTAGAGGCTTTGTATACCGTAATCTCTCTGACGCAGCAGGTAGTTTTCGCTTTAGTAACAGTTAATCAAGTGCAATCTTCCACCTATCGTCCCTTAGCCCAGCAACAGTTACAAATTAGTTGCGATCGCCTCCAACAAACACACGACGAATTACAACAATTACAGGATCAAATCCTACTCTCCCACCTCAATCAGACTCATCCTAATATCAATCTCCCCAAAACTTTGCAATTGATAATTACAGCAAATAAAACCGCCCTCCACTAAACATATTCTCATCTTTGCGTGTTAAAATTCCATCATCTAAAAATAGCCATGAAAATTTTTAGAAAACTCCGAAAACACATCTTTGTCTGGTTTTTGTGCGGTTTAATTAGCACATCAATATTCTCCTGTACCACCCCTGAAGTAGATTCTTTTGAAAGTGCTTACCGGGTTGTACAAGAATCTTTATTACCTCAAATTAGCATCGAAAAAGCTACAATTTCTGATGCAGTTGCCCAAGGTTACAGTATTAAAAAATTAGCAGAACCTTTACCAAATCTGGAAGATTTTCCTCTCTATGGTGCCAAGCCATCAACTGATAGCAATATTGCTTACATTGAAATTTTTGGTTCGGCGGAAAAATCTAATGCTCAAAAGCAAGATGAACGTTGGCTGGTGGATGTTGCAGAAGCCTTTAATGCCAAAAAAATTACTAATAGTTCTGGGCAAATTCTTCAGGTAGGAATTCGCAATATTCCCTCTGGTACTGCCACAAGAATTTTAGCTGCTAAAAAAGCACGTCCGGCTGGGTTTTCCCCTTCTAATCAGCTAGTGTTAAAACTTTTGGCATCTCAAGGAGTCACAACTGCAATTATTACTCCCAAATTAGTATCTGACTTTGTTGGTTTTGTGGTGGATGGGAAAGCTCATCAAGAACTAGCAAAAAACGGTGATGTCACCTTTGAAAAACTACTAGATGCCATTTTATCGGGTAAAATCACCGTTGGCTATCCCAATCCTTACAGTAGCAGTACATCTTTAAATTTACTGTACACTTTATTTTGGCGGAGTGCAGGACATGATCAAGATGGTAAACCTCTCACTACCTCTGAATTACAATCACCACAGGTAAATTCGGTATTTGATAAATTTCAAAATCAGGTGTTAATTACAACGCTGACAACTCTTGAATTGAAAGATATTTTTATCCGCGACAACCAAAAACTACAAGCGTTTCCTCTACAGTATCAAAGTTACCAAACTTTGAAGAAACTGCCAGGATTTGAAGATGTGGTGTTTATCCCCTTTGGAGTAGCTAATGATAATCCTTTGGTGGGGTTTAGTTGGAATACTGCGTCCCAAAATGAAGGTTTACGGCGATTTAGTGAATTTGCTTTATCTCCAGAAATGCAGCAGTTAGCCAAAGCACAAGGCTTTAATGCGGATGAACAGTTCAAAAGTCGGGTTTTACCACCCATTCCTAATGGTGCAGTTCTGCAAGCGGCGCAGTCTTATTGGAAACAGCGTAAAGACGGCGGACGGACAGTTAACTTGATGATGGTTATTGATACCAGTGGTTCAATGGAAGGCGATCGCCTACAAGCGGTCAAAAACAGTCTGCGAATTGCTGCACAGTCAATTAATCCTGGTAACTATGTGGGACTAGTTGCATTTAGCGATCGCCCTCAACAAATACTTCCCCTTGCTCCTTTTGATACGCAACAACACAAACGTTTGTTGGCGGCGGCTGATTCTCTTATCGCCGATGGTGGAACCGCTATGTACGACGGGATGATTGTTGGTTTATCAGAACTAATGGAACGTCAAAAAACTGATCCTCATGGACGATTTTATTTGCTACTGCTGAGTGATGGTGAAGTGAATACAGGATTGCGGTTTAACGAAATCACAAACGTTCTCAAATATAGCGGTGTGCGCTTCTATCCCATTGGTTATGGAGAAGTTAATCAAAATGAATTACAGGAAATTGCGAAGTTGCGAGAAACTACTGTGAAATCCAGCGATCCGCAAAAACTACAAACACTATTCACCGAACTGTTGCAAACCAACTTGTAAGGATTCAGGTGGTTTAATCAATAAGGTCGATCCCCGACTTCTTCTTTTGATAAGTCCAATAAATTATGACTAATGGACAGAAGTCGGGGATCTGATTTCTTCAGAGAATACTTACACCAACTTGTGAATAATTTGTAAATGTATGAATCGTTCTTTGTTCAAAATTTTAGGATGGGGTTGGGGA contains:
- a CDS encoding VWA domain-containing protein; amino-acid sequence: MKIFRKLRKHIFVWFLCGLISTSIFSCTTPEVDSFESAYRVVQESLLPQISIEKATISDAVAQGYSIKKLAEPLPNLEDFPLYGAKPSTDSNIAYIEIFGSAEKSNAQKQDERWLVDVAEAFNAKKITNSSGQILQVGIRNIPSGTATRILAAKKARPAGFSPSNQLVLKLLASQGVTTAIITPKLVSDFVGFVVDGKAHQELAKNGDVTFEKLLDAILSGKITVGYPNPYSSSTSLNLLYTLFWRSAGHDQDGKPLTTSELQSPQVNSVFDKFQNQVLITTLTTLELKDIFIRDNQKLQAFPLQYQSYQTLKKLPGFEDVVFIPFGVANDNPLVGFSWNTASQNEGLRRFSEFALSPEMQQLAKAQGFNADEQFKSRVLPPIPNGAVLQAAQSYWKQRKDGGRTVNLMMVIDTSGSMEGDRLQAVKNSLRIAAQSINPGNYVGLVAFSDRPQQILPLAPFDTQQHKRLLAAADSLIADGGTAMYDGMIVGLSELMERQKTDPHGRFYLLLLSDGEVNTGLRFNEITNVLKYSGVRFYPIGYGEVNQNELQEIAKLRETTVKSSDPQKLQTLFTELLQTNL